One part of the Paraburkholderia flagellata genome encodes these proteins:
- the paaC gene encoding 1,2-phenylacetyl-CoA epoxidase subunit PaaC has protein sequence MTTPTPEQLAYVLRLADTALILGQRNTEWCGHGPILEEDIALANMSLDLIGQARLLYTHAATLEKALNGRERTEDDYAYFRAEREFANYTLAELPHFGPLAGTTHSANDYAVTIVRNFLYATLMEHLWTALLRSADPQLAAIAERSIKETRYHVHHAREWLIRFGDGTEESHSRAQAALEWLMPYTREFFSTDAVETAVAEAGIAPLAAQLEAAWRADVDAALEEATLAMPAPVKHVTTGKHGEHSEHMGFVLAEMQSLARQHPDARW, from the coding sequence ATGACGACGCCCACGCCCGAACAACTCGCGTACGTGCTGCGCCTCGCCGATACGGCGCTGATCCTCGGTCAGCGCAATACGGAATGGTGCGGCCACGGCCCGATCCTCGAAGAAGACATCGCGCTCGCCAACATGAGCCTCGACCTGATCGGTCAGGCGCGCCTGCTCTACACGCACGCCGCCACGCTCGAAAAGGCGCTCAACGGTCGCGAGCGCACCGAAGATGATTACGCCTACTTCCGCGCCGAGCGCGAGTTCGCGAACTACACGCTCGCGGAGTTGCCGCACTTCGGCCCGCTCGCCGGCACGACGCATTCGGCCAACGACTACGCCGTGACGATCGTGCGCAACTTCCTGTACGCCACGCTGATGGAGCATCTGTGGACCGCGCTGCTGCGCTCCGCCGACCCGCAGCTGGCCGCGATCGCCGAGCGCTCGATCAAGGAAACGCGCTACCACGTGCACCACGCACGCGAGTGGCTGATCCGTTTCGGCGACGGTACCGAGGAATCGCACAGCCGCGCCCAGGCCGCGCTCGAATGGCTCATGCCCTACACGCGCGAGTTCTTCAGCACCGACGCCGTGGAAACGGCGGTGGCCGAAGCCGGCATCGCGCCGCTCGCGGCCCAGCTCGAAGCTGCGTGGCGCGCAGATGTTGACGCCGCGCTCGAGGAAGCCACGCTCGCCATGCCCGCGCCGGTGAAGCACGTCACGACCGGCAAGCACGGTGAGCACTCGGAGCACATGGGTTTCGTGCTGGCCGAGATGCAGAGCCTTGCGCGCCAGCACCCGGACGCGCGCTGGTAA
- the paaB gene encoding 1,2-phenylacetyl-CoA epoxidase subunit PaaB, whose product MNKEWPIWEVFVRSKQGLDHKHCGSLHASDASMALRMARDVYTRRQEGVSIWVVPSSAITASDPTEKAELFEPAGDKIYRHPTFYTLPDEVNHM is encoded by the coding sequence ATGAACAAGGAATGGCCGATCTGGGAAGTATTCGTGCGTAGCAAGCAGGGCCTCGACCACAAGCACTGTGGCAGCCTGCACGCCTCGGACGCCTCGATGGCGCTGCGCATGGCGCGCGACGTCTACACGCGCCGTCAGGAAGGCGTGAGCATCTGGGTGGTGCCGTCGTCGGCGATTACGGCATCGGATCCGACCGAGAAGGCCGAGCTCTTCGAGCCGGCCGGCGACAAGATCTATCGCCACCCGACGTTCTACACGCTGCCCGACGAAGTCAACCACATGTAA
- the paaE gene encoding 1,2-phenylacetyl-CoA epoxidase subunit PaaE — MATPQFHSLRIREVRPETADAVSVAFEVPPELRDAYRFTQGQFVTLKTHIDGEETRRSYSICVGVTDYDRDGELRIGIKRVRGGRFSNFAFDQLAPGHEIDVMTPDGRFFTHLNAEHGKHYVAFSGGSGITPVLAIIKTTLETEPRSAFTLVYGNRSVDAIMFAEELEDLKNRFMSRFSLYHVLSDDLQDVELFNGVLDQAKCAAFLETLLPADEIDEAFICGPGPMMDAAEAAFKDAGVPPQKVHVERFGSPLPQAGVPDVEITESTPAADLEIVIDGKKRKMRLPYEGVSLLDVGLKAGLALPYACKGGVCCTCRAKVLEGEVKMDKNYTLEEQEVKDGFVLTCQCHPVSERVVVSFDER, encoded by the coding sequence ATGGCCACTCCGCAATTCCATTCGCTGCGCATCCGCGAAGTGCGGCCCGAAACCGCGGACGCGGTCTCTGTCGCTTTCGAAGTCCCGCCCGAGCTGCGCGACGCGTATCGCTTCACCCAAGGGCAGTTCGTCACGCTCAAGACCCACATCGACGGCGAAGAAACGCGCCGTTCGTACTCGATCTGCGTGGGCGTGACCGACTACGACCGCGACGGCGAGTTGCGCATCGGCATCAAGCGCGTGCGCGGCGGGCGTTTCTCGAACTTCGCGTTCGATCAGCTCGCGCCGGGCCACGAAATCGACGTGATGACGCCCGATGGCCGCTTCTTCACGCACCTGAACGCCGAGCATGGCAAGCATTACGTGGCGTTCTCGGGCGGTTCGGGCATCACGCCCGTGCTCGCGATCATCAAGACGACGCTCGAAACCGAGCCGCGCAGCGCGTTCACGCTCGTGTACGGCAACCGCAGCGTCGACGCGATCATGTTCGCCGAGGAGCTGGAGGACCTGAAGAACCGCTTCATGAGCCGCTTCAGCCTCTATCACGTGCTCTCGGACGACCTGCAGGACGTCGAACTCTTCAACGGCGTGCTCGACCAGGCCAAGTGCGCAGCGTTCCTCGAAACGCTGCTGCCGGCCGACGAGATCGACGAAGCGTTCATCTGCGGCCCCGGCCCGATGATGGACGCCGCCGAGGCCGCGTTCAAGGACGCAGGCGTGCCGCCGCAGAAGGTGCATGTGGAGCGCTTCGGCTCGCCGCTGCCGCAGGCGGGCGTGCCGGACGTCGAGATCACCGAAAGCACGCCGGCAGCCGACCTCGAAATCGTCATCGACGGCAAGAAGCGCAAGATGCGCCTGCCGTACGAGGGCGTGAGCCTGCTCGACGTCGGCCTGAAGGCAGGTCTGGCGCTGCCTTACGCGTGCAAGGGCGGCGTTTGCTGCACCTGCCGCGCCAAGGTGCTCGAAGGCGAGGTGAAGATGGACAAGAACTACACGCTCGAGGAGCAGGAGGTGAAGGACGGTTTCGTGCTCACCTGCCAGTGCCATCCGGTGAGCGAGCGTGTGGTCGTGAGTTTCGACGAACGTTAA
- a CDS encoding GNAT family N-acetyltransferase produces MTPLSTQANVPIIASARPLTSGHAPVMVRVLTSADRERLLAHFLTLDSDDRLLRFGQAAPDHVIEKYVRSMDFTRDTVFGVFDHQLQLVGAGHLAYLPADGNGRTAEFGVSVLESARGQGIGSKLFERAAIRSRNTHVTTLYMHCLSRNSTMMHIAKKSGMKIEYAYGEADAYLSLEPADQSSIIAEMLQEQAAVFDYALKRQARQASKLMETILPQAVAA; encoded by the coding sequence ATGACCCCGCTTTCGACCCAAGCCAACGTGCCGATCATTGCGTCCGCTCGTCCGCTGACATCCGGTCATGCGCCCGTCATGGTGCGAGTGCTCACCTCGGCAGACCGCGAACGCCTGCTCGCGCACTTTCTCACGCTCGATAGCGATGACCGCCTGCTGCGCTTCGGCCAGGCCGCTCCGGACCACGTGATCGAAAAGTACGTGCGCTCGATGGACTTCACGCGCGACACCGTGTTCGGCGTGTTCGACCACCAGTTGCAACTCGTCGGCGCCGGTCATCTGGCCTACTTGCCGGCGGACGGCAACGGCCGTACGGCTGAGTTCGGCGTGTCCGTGCTGGAAAGCGCGCGCGGCCAGGGCATCGGCTCGAAGCTGTTCGAGCGCGCCGCCATCCGCAGCCGGAACACGCACGTCACCACGCTTTACATGCACTGCCTGTCGCGCAACTCGACGATGATGCACATCGCCAAGAAGTCGGGCATGAAGATCGAGTACGCCTATGGTGAAGCCGACGCGTATCTCTCGCTCGAACCGGCCGACCAGAGCAGCATCATCGCCGAAATGCTCCAGGAGCAAGCCGCCGTGTTCGACTACGCGCTCAAGCGCCAGGCGCGCCAGGCCAGCAAGCTGATGGAAACGATCCTGCCGCAAGCTGTCGCGGCATGA
- a CDS encoding TetR/AcrR family transcriptional regulator, with product MARTRAPDHETQRDQILELAAAKFAQTSYPSTSMSDLAAASGTSKARLYHYYESKEAILFDLLDRYTKRLMLIIAEVEGASQRRGHDERECFAELIRAFLAEYETSHSRHVALLNDVKYLVDAQREIILNRQRDVVAAFTRQLARAYPGQVTSENQTALTMMVFGMINWTFTWLKPGGRMAYRDFAEQVIAMVDHGLKAA from the coding sequence ATGGCACGCACCCGAGCGCCCGACCACGAAACCCAACGCGACCAGATCCTCGAACTCGCTGCCGCCAAATTCGCGCAGACGAGCTACCCGAGCACCTCGATGTCTGACCTCGCCGCGGCCAGCGGCACCTCGAAGGCTCGGCTTTATCACTATTACGAGAGCAAGGAAGCGATCCTTTTCGATCTGCTCGATCGCTACACCAAGCGGCTCATGCTGATCATCGCGGAGGTGGAAGGCGCGAGCCAGCGGCGTGGTCACGACGAGCGCGAGTGCTTCGCCGAGTTGATTCGCGCGTTCCTCGCGGAATACGAAACCTCGCACAGCCGCCACGTGGCGCTCCTGAACGACGTCAAATATCTCGTGGACGCCCAGCGCGAAATCATCCTGAACCGCCAGCGCGACGTGGTCGCCGCCTTTACGCGCCAACTCGCACGCGCGTACCCCGGCCAGGTCACGAGCGAAAACCAGACCGCGCTGACGATGATGGTGTTCGGCATGATCAACTGGACATTCACATGGCTCAAGCCGGGTGGCCGCATGGCCTATCGCGACTTCGCCGAGCAGGTGATCGCCATGGTCGATCACGGGCTGAAGGCCGCCTGA
- the hppD gene encoding 4-hydroxyphenylpyruvate dioxygenase — protein MLVPNWENPVGTDGFEFIEYTAPDPKALGKLFERMGFTAIARHRHKDVTLYRQGDINFIVNGEPDSFAQRFARLHGPSICAIAFRVQDAAKAYKHALELGAWGFDNKTGPMELNIPAIKGIGDSLIYFVDRWRGKNGAAPGSIGDISIYDVDFEPIEGADQNPVGHGLTYIDHLTHNVHRGRMAEWAEFYERLFNFREIRYFDIEGKVTGVKSKAMTSPCGKIRIPINEEGGETAGQIQEYLDAYHGEGIQHIALGTNDIYRTVDGLRTSNIALLDTIDTYYELVNRRIPGHTEPLEELRKRKILIDGMPEDLLLQIFTENQIGPIFFEIIQRKGNQGFGEGNFKALFESIELDQIRRGVVQDKA, from the coding sequence ATGCTGGTCCCCAACTGGGAGAACCCCGTCGGCACCGACGGCTTCGAGTTCATCGAATACACCGCGCCGGACCCCAAGGCGCTCGGCAAACTGTTCGAACGCATGGGCTTCACCGCCATCGCGCGCCATCGCCACAAGGACGTGACGCTATACCGCCAGGGCGACATCAACTTCATCGTCAACGGCGAACCCGATTCGTTCGCTCAGCGCTTTGCGCGTCTGCACGGTCCGTCGATCTGCGCGATCGCTTTCCGGGTGCAGGACGCCGCCAAGGCCTACAAGCACGCACTCGAACTCGGCGCGTGGGGCTTCGACAACAAGACGGGCCCGATGGAGTTGAACATTCCGGCGATCAAGGGCATCGGCGACTCGCTGATCTATTTCGTCGACCGCTGGCGCGGCAAGAATGGCGCGGCGCCCGGCAGCATTGGCGACATCAGCATCTATGACGTCGACTTCGAGCCGATTGAGGGCGCCGATCAGAACCCGGTTGGCCACGGCCTCACGTATATCGACCACCTCACGCACAACGTCCATCGCGGCCGCATGGCCGAATGGGCCGAGTTCTACGAGCGCCTCTTCAACTTCCGCGAAATCCGTTACTTCGACATCGAAGGCAAGGTTACGGGCGTGAAGTCGAAGGCGATGACCTCGCCGTGCGGCAAGATCCGCATTCCGATCAACGAGGAAGGCGGCGAGACGGCCGGCCAGATTCAGGAATATCTCGACGCCTATCACGGCGAAGGCATCCAGCACATCGCGCTCGGCACGAACGACATCTACCGCACCGTGGATGGCCTGCGCACCTCGAACATCGCGCTGCTCGACACGATCGACACGTACTACGAACTCGTGAACCGCCGCATTCCCGGCCACACCGAGCCGCTGGAAGAACTGAGGAAGCGCAAGATCCTGATCGACGGCATGCCCGAAGACCTGCTGCTGCAGATCTTCACGGAGAACCAGATCGGCCCGATCTTCTTCGAGATCATCCAGCGCAAGGGCAACCAGGGCTTCGGCGAGGGCAACTTCAAGGCGCTGTTCGAATCGATCGAACTCGACCAGATCCGCCGTGGCGTGGTTCAGGACAAGGCCTGA
- the paaD gene encoding 1,2-phenylacetyl-CoA epoxidase subunit PaaD, translated as MQATADHALERAWEVLESVPDPEIPVVSIRELGILRDVRRAADGQIEVVITPTYSGCPAMSQIAEDVAHALDAAALAPYRIATTLTPAWTTDWITDEAREKLRVYGIAPPTGNCGSGTAQAGEQPITFVPRKLPAPACPRCGSKHTERLAQFGSTACKALYRCIDCREPFDYFKPY; from the coding sequence ATGCAAGCAACGGCAGATCACGCGCTCGAACGCGCCTGGGAAGTGCTGGAATCGGTACCCGATCCGGAGATTCCGGTCGTGTCGATCCGCGAACTGGGCATCCTGCGCGACGTGCGCCGCGCCGCCGACGGCCAGATCGAAGTGGTCATCACGCCCACCTACTCCGGCTGCCCGGCGATGTCGCAGATCGCGGAGGATGTCGCGCACGCGCTCGACGCCGCCGCACTCGCGCCGTACCGCATCGCGACGACCCTGACGCCCGCGTGGACCACCGACTGGATCACCGACGAAGCGCGCGAGAAGCTGCGCGTCTACGGCATCGCGCCGCCCACAGGAAACTGCGGCAGTGGCACGGCTCAGGCCGGCGAACAGCCGATCACCTTCGTGCCGAGAAAACTGCCCGCGCCTGCCTGCCCGCGCTGCGGCTCGAAGCACACCGAACGCCTCGCGCAGTTCGGCTCGACCGCGTGCAAGGCGCTCTACCGCTGCATCGACTGCCGCGAACCCTTCGACTACTTCAAACCGTACTGA
- a CDS encoding SGNH/GDSL hydrolase family protein gives MKISFAPLAAAAAVFISLGAASAAFADQASGPWVTSWATALQSIPERDALPALYRTPDVAGRTVRQIVYPTLGGTVARVHVSNLYGRTPLVIEAMAIAPSAGGAAASEAGMARVTFGGRAAVSVPPGAALDSDPVQIDVKANGPYAISSYMGPEQKMAGWHRVANQVNYVSRPGNHVAEASIGAFTERFTQYAWVTGLAVDAPGASTVAAIGDSITDGMRSSLNQNRRWPDALARRIAQSHRTDLAVIDLGISGNRLLSDSPCYGEALERRFERDALSHPGVKTVVLLIGINDINFQAMPARSGLDCDFPHTHVDANDLIAGYRRVIAQAHGRGVRIFGATLTPASLPPEREAIRTAVNQWIRTSGAFDGVVDFDAALRDPADPARLRYGYDSGDHIHPSDAGYAAMANAVPLEALARK, from the coding sequence ATGAAGATTTCTTTTGCTCCCCTCGCGGCTGCGGCCGCTGTGTTCATTTCACTTGGCGCCGCGTCAGCGGCGTTCGCCGATCAAGCTTCGGGCCCCTGGGTCACGAGTTGGGCGACGGCGCTGCAGTCGATCCCCGAGCGCGATGCGCTTCCGGCGCTGTACCGCACCCCCGATGTCGCCGGCCGGACCGTTCGGCAGATCGTTTATCCGACGCTGGGAGGCACGGTTGCGCGGGTGCACGTCAGCAACCTCTATGGGCGCACGCCGCTGGTAATCGAGGCGATGGCTATTGCGCCATCAGCGGGCGGCGCGGCGGCGAGCGAGGCGGGTATGGCTCGTGTGACCTTCGGCGGGCGGGCAGCGGTGTCGGTGCCTCCCGGCGCTGCGCTCGATAGCGATCCGGTGCAGATCGACGTGAAGGCCAACGGGCCATACGCGATCAGTTCCTATATGGGACCCGAGCAGAAGATGGCCGGATGGCATCGCGTGGCGAATCAGGTGAACTACGTCTCGCGTCCGGGCAATCATGTAGCCGAGGCGTCGATTGGCGCGTTTACCGAGCGCTTTACGCAGTACGCGTGGGTAACGGGGCTGGCAGTCGACGCGCCGGGGGCGTCGACGGTCGCGGCGATCGGCGATTCCATCACCGACGGCATGCGTTCCTCGCTCAATCAGAACCGTCGCTGGCCGGACGCCTTGGCGCGCCGCATCGCACAGTCGCATCGCACGGATCTCGCCGTGATCGACCTCGGGATTAGCGGCAACCGGCTGCTGAGTGATTCTCCATGCTACGGAGAGGCGCTCGAGCGGCGTTTCGAGCGTGACGCGCTCAGCCACCCAGGTGTGAAGACGGTGGTGCTGCTCATCGGCATCAACGACATCAACTTCCAGGCGATGCCGGCACGATCGGGCCTCGACTGCGACTTTCCTCATACGCATGTGGACGCGAACGACCTGATCGCGGGCTATCGCCGCGTGATCGCGCAGGCCCATGGGCGCGGCGTGCGCATTTTCGGAGCGACGCTCACGCCGGCTTCGCTGCCGCCGGAGCGCGAGGCGATCCGCACGGCGGTGAATCAATGGATCCGGACGAGCGGGGCATTCGACGGCGTAGTCGATTTCGATGCGGCGCTGCGCGACCCGGCGGATCCCGCGCGACTGCGTTATGGGTACGACAGCGGCGACCACATCCACCCGAGCGACGCGGGCTACGCGGCAATGGCGAATGCTGTGCCGCTGGAGGCCCTTGCCCGGAAGTAA
- the paaA gene encoding 1,2-phenylacetyl-CoA epoxidase subunit PaaA produces the protein MYTQSLDIPGNVAPLGADASSPEQTQFDEIMAADGKIEPQDWMPEAYRKTLVRQISQHAHSEVVGMLPEGNWISRAPSLKRKAILLAKVQDEAGHGLYLYSAAETLGVSRDQLVDALHAGKAKYSSIFNYPTPTWADVGVIGWLVDGAAIMNQIPLCRCTYGPYARAMIRICKEESFHQRQGFDALLAMMSGTEAQRELVQQAVNRWWWPVLMMFGPSDADSVHSNQSAKWGIKRISNDDLRQKFVDATVEQARVLGVTLPDADLKWNEARGHYDYGTIDWEEFWRVVNGDGPCNRERLGTRVKAHNEGAWVREAALAHAEKQRQRAEKHAA, from the coding sequence ATGTACACGCAATCCCTCGACATCCCCGGCAACGTCGCTCCGCTAGGCGCGGACGCAAGCTCGCCGGAGCAGACGCAGTTCGACGAGATCATGGCCGCCGACGGCAAGATCGAGCCGCAGGACTGGATGCCCGAAGCCTATCGCAAGACGCTCGTGCGCCAGATCTCGCAGCATGCTCACTCGGAAGTCGTCGGCATGCTGCCGGAAGGCAACTGGATCTCACGCGCGCCTAGCCTCAAGCGCAAGGCGATCCTGCTCGCCAAGGTGCAGGACGAAGCCGGCCACGGCCTCTATCTCTATAGCGCGGCGGAGACGCTCGGCGTTTCGCGCGACCAGTTGGTCGACGCGCTGCACGCCGGTAAAGCCAAGTACTCGAGCATCTTCAATTACCCGACGCCCACCTGGGCGGACGTCGGCGTGATCGGCTGGCTCGTGGACGGCGCCGCGATCATGAACCAGATTCCGCTGTGCCGCTGCACGTACGGCCCGTATGCGCGCGCCATGATCCGCATCTGCAAGGAAGAGTCGTTCCACCAGCGCCAAGGCTTCGACGCCCTGCTCGCCATGATGAGCGGCACCGAAGCGCAGCGCGAACTCGTGCAGCAGGCCGTGAACCGCTGGTGGTGGCCGGTGCTGATGATGTTCGGTCCGAGCGACGCCGATTCGGTCCACAGCAACCAGTCGGCCAAATGGGGGATCAAGCGTATCTCGAACGACGATCTGCGCCAGAAGTTCGTCGACGCGACGGTCGAACAGGCCAGGGTGCTGGGCGTCACGCTCCCCGACGCCGATCTGAAATGGAACGAAGCGCGCGGCCACTACGACTACGGCACGATCGACTGGGAAGAATTCTGGCGCGTCGTGAACGGCGACGGCCCGTGCAACCGCGAGCGTCTCGGCACGCGCGTGAAGGCGCACAACGAAGGCGCGTGGGTGCGCGAAGCGGCCCTCGCGCATGCCGAAAAGCAGCGTCAGCGCGCCGAAAAGCACGCTGCGTGA
- a CDS encoding DUF1835 domain-containing protein: MTTIHLIYGEPAAAALRQALEAADRPDRVVALRDDLTVGPLRDIDVAGDPGVALRAAFWERLGDVPPALAYDDCAALTALEADDSHVVIWHTHDAAHQLALRRVCYRLRDVPQRLNEVRLTIDEISGPNAATRIEARLSEAAPISVLRITRLALEWQEAKFANGETRRWRDNTFTSGTWSDLDAMILDVLDAHEDRPAGASWLASDVLGAELTRSGAGFTVGEPVVLWRLRELCAAEELRLRDDMCAACAPLAAAARAARPPLPQTAAHLSLPR; encoded by the coding sequence ATGACCACGATTCACCTCATTTACGGCGAGCCGGCCGCGGCTGCGCTGCGTCAGGCTCTCGAAGCGGCAGACCGTCCGGACCGCGTGGTCGCCCTGCGCGACGACTTGACGGTAGGTCCGTTGCGAGACATCGACGTAGCAGGCGACCCCGGCGTGGCGCTACGCGCCGCCTTCTGGGAGCGTCTTGGCGACGTGCCGCCAGCCCTTGCCTACGACGACTGCGCGGCGCTGACTGCCCTCGAAGCCGACGACTCCCACGTGGTGATCTGGCACACGCACGACGCCGCCCACCAACTCGCGCTGCGGCGTGTCTGCTACCGCTTGCGCGATGTCCCGCAGCGTTTGAACGAAGTGCGCCTCACCATCGATGAAATTTCGGGCCCGAACGCCGCCACCCGCATCGAGGCGCGCTTGTCCGAGGCCGCACCGATCTCGGTGCTGCGCATCACGCGCCTCGCGCTGGAGTGGCAGGAAGCCAAGTTCGCCAACGGCGAGACGCGCCGCTGGCGCGACAACACCTTTACGAGCGGCACGTGGAGCGACCTCGACGCGATGATCCTCGACGTGCTCGACGCCCATGAGGACCGTCCGGCGGGCGCATCGTGGCTCGCCAGCGACGTGCTCGGCGCCGAGCTCACGCGGAGCGGCGCCGGCTTCACGGTTGGCGAGCCGGTTGTTCTGTGGCGCCTGCGCGAACTGTGCGCGGCAGAAGAATTGCGCCTGCGCGACGATATGTGCGCGGCCTGCGCCCCGCTTGCCGCGGCCGCGCGCGCCGCCCGTCCTCCGCTTCCGCAAACCGCCGCGCACCTTTCCCTTCCCCGCTGA
- a CDS encoding Lrp/AsnC family transcriptional regulator, which translates to MASIELDAIDRRILAILQENGRLSNQEIAERVNLSPSPCLRRIRRLEESGVIRSYVALLDAQKLGLDLLAYVNVRLEKRGPTAAGREGVTHAELFRAAVQTWPEVVACHAMTGDMDFLLRVQVEDMAHFSRFVQDQLLHHPSVIDVKSSFSLDTFKETTALPIR; encoded by the coding sequence ATGGCAAGCATCGAATTAGACGCAATCGACAGGCGCATTCTGGCGATCCTTCAGGAGAATGGCCGCCTCTCGAACCAGGAGATCGCTGAGCGCGTGAATCTCTCGCCGAGCCCATGCTTGCGGCGCATCCGGCGGCTGGAAGAAAGCGGCGTAATTCGCAGCTACGTGGCGCTGCTCGATGCGCAGAAGCTGGGACTCGATCTGCTTGCATACGTGAACGTGCGGCTGGAAAAGCGTGGGCCCACGGCGGCAGGGCGCGAGGGCGTGACGCACGCCGAGCTATTTCGTGCAGCGGTGCAGACTTGGCCCGAGGTGGTGGCCTGCCACGCCATGACAGGCGACATGGATTTCCTCCTGCGCGTGCAGGTGGAGGATATGGCGCACTTCTCGCGCTTCGTGCAGGATCAACTGCTGCACCATCCGTCGGTGATCGACGTGAAGTCCAGTTTCTCACTCGATACGTTCAAGGAAACGACGGCGTTGCCAATTCGCTAA